Proteins from one Megalopta genalis isolate 19385.01 chromosome 1, iyMegGena1_principal, whole genome shotgun sequence genomic window:
- the Ptpmeg gene encoding protein tyrosine phosphatase Meg isoform X3: MNLFSMTSTECGQHSREVVSGRWLTRLHIFEMIESVSRRALSGSSGSYHVRGAELARNRRLKSLSATVVFLDDTQHTFQLDKRAKGQALLDLVFQHLELVEKDYFGLQYAENGATACTYSPDVMRWLDPTKPVKKQIRSKGGQFYFRVKFYVSDPSKLQEEYTRYQFYLQIRRDILQGKLQLPPSTACLIASYTVQSELGDYHPEEHGAGYLSRLQLIPGQTEEMEKKIAELHKLHKGQLPADAEFNFLDHAKRLDMYGVELHKARDSTNKEIQLGVTSIGLVVFQNGIKINVFSWSKIVKISFKRKQFFIQLRREQSENYDTLLGFNMQTYRSSKNLWKACVEHHTFFRLHSPKMRPRRFPLTLSMLQFERFSCTDFNNRSPSKRLVHGVTSAPLIDDKGKLSVLPGRPPRPYDNKVQSLGAREPRQAWGEGNPSDDEGGFLSLRDEISGSHTQGNAFSPVLGSRVLSYADDDTTAERNIYDLPDYSEPTSSPAPQIVEDGLVSITLTPDEQGRFGFNVKGGLDLDMPILVSRVAPNTPADRCYPKLNEGDQVVYINGIDVSGLLHEHVVHLIRKSRDSGSGELTLTVRPNALYNALAGTDETSEEEPPYRYVPDAPHAAIGSDALAQSMLLLADGLASGALIAQYEQLYRKNPELTSLESKKPENQNKNRYRDISPYDVTRVILMGSSNGDYINANYVNMEIPGSGIINRYIATQGPLSTTVADFWQMVLEAGSTLVVMLTTLVERGRAKCHQYWPALNETLTLRNLTLTSTVENVEETFIFREFILRDINTGEERDITHMQYCSWPDHGVPSDWRQFTTFTERVRAARTGIVEPAVVHCSAGIGRTGVLVLMETALCLIEANQPVYPLDIVRSMRDQRAMMIQNASQYRFVCEAVHKAYSEGIAKPLPEFSR, translated from the exons ATGAATTTGTTTTCAATGACATCGACTGAAT GTGGTCAGCATAGCAGAGAGGTGGTGTCGGGAAGGTGGTTGACACGCCTTCATATCTTTGAGATGATCGAAAGCGTGTCACGCAGAGCGTTGAGTGGCTCCAGTGGGAGCTACCACGTTCGTGGTGCTGAATTAGCAAGGAATCGTAGATTGAAATCTCTGTCTGCCACTGTTGTTTTTCTCGATGATACACAACACACGTTTCAGCTAGAT AAGAGGGCAAAAGGTCAAGCATTATTGGATTTGGTATTTCAACATTTAGAACTTGTTGAGAAAGACTATTTTGGTTTACAATATGCAGAAAATGGAGCGACAGCTTGTACATATTCTCCAGATGTAATG AGGTGGTTAGATCCTACCAAACCAGTTAAAAAGCAGATAAGAAGTAAGG GTGGGCAGTTTTATTTCAGGGTAAAATTTTATGTATCAGATCCTAGCAAATTGCAAGAGGAGTATACCAGGTATCAATTTTACTTGCAAATACGAAGAGACATTCTTCAAGGAAAACTTCAGTTACCACCAAGTACAGCATGTCTTATTGCCAGCTACACCGTTCAAT CTGAGTTAGGTGACTATCATCCTGAAGAACATGGTGCAGGATATCTGTCTAGGCTGCAGCTTATACCAGGTCAGACCGAGGAAATGGAGAAAAAGATAGCTGAATTACATAAACTTCATAA GGGTCAGTTACCGGCCGATGCAGAATTCAATTTTCTAGATCATGCAAAGAGGTTAGATATGTATGGAGTAGAATTACACAAAGCAAGA GATtcaacaaataaagaaatacaaTTGGGCGTAACGTCTATAGGTTTAGTCGTATTTCAGAATGGAATCAAAATCAATGTGTTCTCATGGTCGAAAAtagttaaaatatcatttaagcgaaaacaatttttcattCAACTTAGGAGAGAACAG TCAGAAAACTACGATACATTACTGGGATTCAACATGCAGACATATCGTAGTTCTAAAAATTTATGGAAAGCATGCGTGGAGCATCACACGTTCTTCAGGCTGCATAGTCCCAAAATGAGGCCGAGACGCTTTCCTCTTACCTTAAGCA TGTTACAGTTTGAACGATTCTCATGTACTGACTTCAATAACAGATCTCCTAGTAAAAGATTGGTACACGGAGTCACATCGGCTCCGCTTATAGACGACAAAGGAAAATTATCTGTACTTCCTGGAAGACCTCCAAGACCATACGATAACAAAGTTCAATCTCTTGGTGCTCGCGAACCTCGCCAAGCATGGGGCGAGGGCAATCCTAGCGATGA CGAGGGTGGTTTCTTATCCCTTCGAGATGAAATATCAGGTTCACATACACAAGGCAACGCATTTTCTCCCGTATTAGGGTCTAGAGTCTTAAGTTATGCAGACGATGATACAACTGCTGAAAGAAATATTTATGATTTACCAGATTATAGTGAACCTACCAGTTCACCTGCCCCTCAG ATTGTAGAAGATGGATTGGTGTCGATAACTCTAACACCAGATGAACAGGGTCGGTTTGGATTCAATGTGAAAGGTGGTTTGGACCTTGACATGCCTATTTTAGTGTCTAGGGTGGCTCCGAACACACCCGCTGATCGTTGCTATCCAAAGCTAAACGAAGGAGATCAG GTAGTCTACATCAATGGAATTGACGTGAGTGGATTATTGCACGAGCATGTAGTACATCTGATTCGTAAATCCCGCGATTCTGGTTCCGGTGAGCTGACATTAACTGTTAGGCCAAATGCTCTGTACAATGCACTAGCTGGTACCGATGAAACGTCTGAAGAGGAACCACCGTATAG ATATGTACCGGATGCGCCTCATGCGGCGATTGGATCAGATGCATTAGCACAGTCGATGTTGCTTCTCGCCGATGGTCTTGCGAGTGGTGCTCTAATCGCTCAGTACGAGCAGCTGTACCGAAAGAATCCCGAGCTTACTTCTCTGGAATCCAAGAAGCctgaaaatcaaaataaaaatcgttatcGAGATATCTCGCCGT ATGATGTTACTCGAGTAATACTTATGGGTTCCTCGAACGGTGATTACATTAACGCTAACTACGTGAACATGGAGATCCCTGGATCGGGAATTATCAATAGATACATTGCTACACAAGGACCATTATCAACTACCGTCGCTGATTTTTGGCAGATGGTTTTAGAGGCAGGCAGCACTCTTGTTGTCATGCTAACAACCCTTGTTGAGCGCGGTAGAGCAAAATGCCATCAGTATTGGCCCGCTCTTAACGAGACTCTCACGTTACGAAATCTCACGCTCACTTCTACGGTTGAAAACGTCGAAGAAACTTTCATATTTAGGGAATTTATACTCCGTGATATAAAC ACTGGAGAAGAAAGAGATATTACACATATGCAATACTGTAGTTGGCCCGATCATGGAGTACCCAGTGATTGGAGACAGTTCACAACTTTTACCGAGAGAGTGAGGGCAGCTCGAACAGGAATAGTAGAACCTGCTGTAGTTCATTGTTCTGCCGGGATTGGTAGAACAGGTGTTTTAGTATTAATGGAAACGGCACTGTGTCTTATTGAAGCGAATCAACCGGTGTATCCGTTAGACATTGTGCGTTCTATGAGAGATCAAAGGGCGATGATGATACAAAATGCT AGTCAGTATAGATTCGTGTGCGAAGCAGTGCATAAGGCTTACAGCGAAGGAATAGCTAAACCACTTCCCGAGTTCAGCAGGTGA
- the Ptpmeg gene encoding protein tyrosine phosphatase Meg isoform X2 yields the protein MNLFSMTSTECGQHSREVVSGRWLTRLHIFEMIESVSRRALSGSSGSYHVRGAELARNRRLKSLSATVVFLDDTQHTFQLDKRAKGQALLDLVFQHLELVEKDYFGLQYAENGATACTYSPDVMRWLDPTKPVKKQIRSGQFYFRVKFYVSDPSKLQEEYTRYQFYLQIRRDILQGKLQLPPSTACLIASYTVQSELGDYHPEEHGAGYLSRLQLIPGQTEEMEKKIAELHKLHKGQLPADAEFNFLDHAKRLDMYGVELHKARDSTNKEIQLGVTSIGLVVFQNGIKINVFSWSKIVKISFKRKQFFIQLRREQSENYDTLLGFNMQTYRSSKNLWKACVEHHTFFRLHSPKMRPRRFPLTLSSRFTYSGRTEFQTVEDGKHRARVERTFIRSPSKRLVHGVTSAPLIDDKGKLSVLPGRPPRPYDNKVQSLGAREPRQAWGEGNPSDDEGGFLSLRDEISGSHTQGNAFSPVLGSRVLSYADDDTTAERNIYDLPDYSEPTSSPAPQIVEDGLVSITLTPDEQGRFGFNVKGGLDLDMPILVSRVAPNTPADRCYPKLNEGDQVVYINGIDVSGLLHEHVVHLIRKSRDSGSGELTLTVRPNALYNALAGTDETSEEEPPYRYVPDAPHAAIGSDALAQSMLLLADGLASGALIAQYEQLYRKNPELTSLESKKPENQNKNRYRDISPYDVTRVILMGSSNGDYINANYVNMEIPGSGIINRYIATQGPLSTTVADFWQMVLEAGSTLVVMLTTLVERGRAKCHQYWPALNETLTLRNLTLTSTVENVEETFIFREFILRDINTGEERDITHMQYCSWPDHGVPSDWRQFTTFTERVRAARTGIVEPAVVHCSAGIGRTGVLVLMETALCLIEANQPVYPLDIVRSMRDQRAMMIQNASQYRFVCEAVHKAYSEGIAKPLPEFSR from the exons ATGAATTTGTTTTCAATGACATCGACTGAAT GTGGTCAGCATAGCAGAGAGGTGGTGTCGGGAAGGTGGTTGACACGCCTTCATATCTTTGAGATGATCGAAAGCGTGTCACGCAGAGCGTTGAGTGGCTCCAGTGGGAGCTACCACGTTCGTGGTGCTGAATTAGCAAGGAATCGTAGATTGAAATCTCTGTCTGCCACTGTTGTTTTTCTCGATGATACACAACACACGTTTCAGCTAGAT AAGAGGGCAAAAGGTCAAGCATTATTGGATTTGGTATTTCAACATTTAGAACTTGTTGAGAAAGACTATTTTGGTTTACAATATGCAGAAAATGGAGCGACAGCTTGTACATATTCTCCAGATGTAATG AGGTGGTTAGATCCTACCAAACCAGTTAAAAAGCAGATAAGAA GTGGGCAGTTTTATTTCAGGGTAAAATTTTATGTATCAGATCCTAGCAAATTGCAAGAGGAGTATACCAGGTATCAATTTTACTTGCAAATACGAAGAGACATTCTTCAAGGAAAACTTCAGTTACCACCAAGTACAGCATGTCTTATTGCCAGCTACACCGTTCAAT CTGAGTTAGGTGACTATCATCCTGAAGAACATGGTGCAGGATATCTGTCTAGGCTGCAGCTTATACCAGGTCAGACCGAGGAAATGGAGAAAAAGATAGCTGAATTACATAAACTTCATAA GGGTCAGTTACCGGCCGATGCAGAATTCAATTTTCTAGATCATGCAAAGAGGTTAGATATGTATGGAGTAGAATTACACAAAGCAAGA GATtcaacaaataaagaaatacaaTTGGGCGTAACGTCTATAGGTTTAGTCGTATTTCAGAATGGAATCAAAATCAATGTGTTCTCATGGTCGAAAAtagttaaaatatcatttaagcgaaaacaatttttcattCAACTTAGGAGAGAACAG TCAGAAAACTACGATACATTACTGGGATTCAACATGCAGACATATCGTAGTTCTAAAAATTTATGGAAAGCATGCGTGGAGCATCACACGTTCTTCAGGCTGCATAGTCCCAAAATGAGGCCGAGACGCTTTCCTCTTACCTTAAGCAGTAGGTTCACTTATTCAGGACGTACAGAATTCCAGACAGTCGAAGACGGAAAACACAGAGCGAGAGTAGAAAGAACATTTATACG ATCTCCTAGTAAAAGATTGGTACACGGAGTCACATCGGCTCCGCTTATAGACGACAAAGGAAAATTATCTGTACTTCCTGGAAGACCTCCAAGACCATACGATAACAAAGTTCAATCTCTTGGTGCTCGCGAACCTCGCCAAGCATGGGGCGAGGGCAATCCTAGCGATGA CGAGGGTGGTTTCTTATCCCTTCGAGATGAAATATCAGGTTCACATACACAAGGCAACGCATTTTCTCCCGTATTAGGGTCTAGAGTCTTAAGTTATGCAGACGATGATACAACTGCTGAAAGAAATATTTATGATTTACCAGATTATAGTGAACCTACCAGTTCACCTGCCCCTCAG ATTGTAGAAGATGGATTGGTGTCGATAACTCTAACACCAGATGAACAGGGTCGGTTTGGATTCAATGTGAAAGGTGGTTTGGACCTTGACATGCCTATTTTAGTGTCTAGGGTGGCTCCGAACACACCCGCTGATCGTTGCTATCCAAAGCTAAACGAAGGAGATCAG GTAGTCTACATCAATGGAATTGACGTGAGTGGATTATTGCACGAGCATGTAGTACATCTGATTCGTAAATCCCGCGATTCTGGTTCCGGTGAGCTGACATTAACTGTTAGGCCAAATGCTCTGTACAATGCACTAGCTGGTACCGATGAAACGTCTGAAGAGGAACCACCGTATAG ATATGTACCGGATGCGCCTCATGCGGCGATTGGATCAGATGCATTAGCACAGTCGATGTTGCTTCTCGCCGATGGTCTTGCGAGTGGTGCTCTAATCGCTCAGTACGAGCAGCTGTACCGAAAGAATCCCGAGCTTACTTCTCTGGAATCCAAGAAGCctgaaaatcaaaataaaaatcgttatcGAGATATCTCGCCGT ATGATGTTACTCGAGTAATACTTATGGGTTCCTCGAACGGTGATTACATTAACGCTAACTACGTGAACATGGAGATCCCTGGATCGGGAATTATCAATAGATACATTGCTACACAAGGACCATTATCAACTACCGTCGCTGATTTTTGGCAGATGGTTTTAGAGGCAGGCAGCACTCTTGTTGTCATGCTAACAACCCTTGTTGAGCGCGGTAGAGCAAAATGCCATCAGTATTGGCCCGCTCTTAACGAGACTCTCACGTTACGAAATCTCACGCTCACTTCTACGGTTGAAAACGTCGAAGAAACTTTCATATTTAGGGAATTTATACTCCGTGATATAAAC ACTGGAGAAGAAAGAGATATTACACATATGCAATACTGTAGTTGGCCCGATCATGGAGTACCCAGTGATTGGAGACAGTTCACAACTTTTACCGAGAGAGTGAGGGCAGCTCGAACAGGAATAGTAGAACCTGCTGTAGTTCATTGTTCTGCCGGGATTGGTAGAACAGGTGTTTTAGTATTAATGGAAACGGCACTGTGTCTTATTGAAGCGAATCAACCGGTGTATCCGTTAGACATTGTGCGTTCTATGAGAGATCAAAGGGCGATGATGATACAAAATGCT AGTCAGTATAGATTCGTGTGCGAAGCAGTGCATAAGGCTTACAGCGAAGGAATAGCTAAACCACTTCCCGAGTTCAGCAGGTGA
- the Ptpmeg gene encoding protein tyrosine phosphatase Meg isoform X4, producing MIESVSRRALSGSSGSYHVRGAELARNRRLKSLSATVVFLDDTQHTFQLDKRAKGQALLDLVFQHLELVEKDYFGLQYAENGATACTYSPDVMRWLDPTKPVKKQIRSKGGQFYFRVKFYVSDPSKLQEEYTRYQFYLQIRRDILQGKLQLPPSTACLIASYTVQSELGDYHPEEHGAGYLSRLQLIPGQTEEMEKKIAELHKLHKGQLPADAEFNFLDHAKRLDMYGVELHKARDSTNKEIQLGVTSIGLVVFQNGIKINVFSWSKIVKISFKRKQFFIQLRREQSENYDTLLGFNMQTYRSSKNLWKACVEHHTFFRLHSPKMRPRRFPLTLSSRFTYSGRTEFQTVEDGKHRARVERTFIRSPSKRLVHGVTSAPLIDDKGKLSVLPGRPPRPYDNKVQSLGAREPRQAWGEGNPSDDEGGFLSLRDEISGSHTQGNAFSPVLGSRVLSYADDDTTAERNIYDLPDYSEPTSSPAPQIVEDGLVSITLTPDEQGRFGFNVKGGLDLDMPILVSRVAPNTPADRCYPKLNEGDQVVYINGIDVSGLLHEHVVHLIRKSRDSGSGELTLTVRPNALYNALAGTDETSEEEPPYRYVPDAPHAAIGSDALAQSMLLLADGLASGALIAQYEQLYRKNPELTSLESKKPENQNKNRYRDISPYDVTRVILMGSSNGDYINANYVNMEIPGSGIINRYIATQGPLSTTVADFWQMVLEAGSTLVVMLTTLVERGRAKCHQYWPALNETLTLRNLTLTSTVENVEETFIFREFILRDINTGEERDITHMQYCSWPDHGVPSDWRQFTTFTERVRAARTGIVEPAVVHCSAGIGRTGVLVLMETALCLIEANQPVYPLDIVRSMRDQRAMMIQNASQYRFVCEAVHKAYSEGIAKPLPEFSR from the exons ATGATCGAAAGCGTGTCACGCAGAGCGTTGAGTGGCTCCAGTGGGAGCTACCACGTTCGTGGTGCTGAATTAGCAAGGAATCGTAGATTGAAATCTCTGTCTGCCACTGTTGTTTTTCTCGATGATACACAACACACGTTTCAGCTAGAT AAGAGGGCAAAAGGTCAAGCATTATTGGATTTGGTATTTCAACATTTAGAACTTGTTGAGAAAGACTATTTTGGTTTACAATATGCAGAAAATGGAGCGACAGCTTGTACATATTCTCCAGATGTAATG AGGTGGTTAGATCCTACCAAACCAGTTAAAAAGCAGATAAGAAGTAAGG GTGGGCAGTTTTATTTCAGGGTAAAATTTTATGTATCAGATCCTAGCAAATTGCAAGAGGAGTATACCAGGTATCAATTTTACTTGCAAATACGAAGAGACATTCTTCAAGGAAAACTTCAGTTACCACCAAGTACAGCATGTCTTATTGCCAGCTACACCGTTCAAT CTGAGTTAGGTGACTATCATCCTGAAGAACATGGTGCAGGATATCTGTCTAGGCTGCAGCTTATACCAGGTCAGACCGAGGAAATGGAGAAAAAGATAGCTGAATTACATAAACTTCATAA GGGTCAGTTACCGGCCGATGCAGAATTCAATTTTCTAGATCATGCAAAGAGGTTAGATATGTATGGAGTAGAATTACACAAAGCAAGA GATtcaacaaataaagaaatacaaTTGGGCGTAACGTCTATAGGTTTAGTCGTATTTCAGAATGGAATCAAAATCAATGTGTTCTCATGGTCGAAAAtagttaaaatatcatttaagcgaaaacaatttttcattCAACTTAGGAGAGAACAG TCAGAAAACTACGATACATTACTGGGATTCAACATGCAGACATATCGTAGTTCTAAAAATTTATGGAAAGCATGCGTGGAGCATCACACGTTCTTCAGGCTGCATAGTCCCAAAATGAGGCCGAGACGCTTTCCTCTTACCTTAAGCAGTAGGTTCACTTATTCAGGACGTACAGAATTCCAGACAGTCGAAGACGGAAAACACAGAGCGAGAGTAGAAAGAACATTTATACG ATCTCCTAGTAAAAGATTGGTACACGGAGTCACATCGGCTCCGCTTATAGACGACAAAGGAAAATTATCTGTACTTCCTGGAAGACCTCCAAGACCATACGATAACAAAGTTCAATCTCTTGGTGCTCGCGAACCTCGCCAAGCATGGGGCGAGGGCAATCCTAGCGATGA CGAGGGTGGTTTCTTATCCCTTCGAGATGAAATATCAGGTTCACATACACAAGGCAACGCATTTTCTCCCGTATTAGGGTCTAGAGTCTTAAGTTATGCAGACGATGATACAACTGCTGAAAGAAATATTTATGATTTACCAGATTATAGTGAACCTACCAGTTCACCTGCCCCTCAG ATTGTAGAAGATGGATTGGTGTCGATAACTCTAACACCAGATGAACAGGGTCGGTTTGGATTCAATGTGAAAGGTGGTTTGGACCTTGACATGCCTATTTTAGTGTCTAGGGTGGCTCCGAACACACCCGCTGATCGTTGCTATCCAAAGCTAAACGAAGGAGATCAG GTAGTCTACATCAATGGAATTGACGTGAGTGGATTATTGCACGAGCATGTAGTACATCTGATTCGTAAATCCCGCGATTCTGGTTCCGGTGAGCTGACATTAACTGTTAGGCCAAATGCTCTGTACAATGCACTAGCTGGTACCGATGAAACGTCTGAAGAGGAACCACCGTATAG ATATGTACCGGATGCGCCTCATGCGGCGATTGGATCAGATGCATTAGCACAGTCGATGTTGCTTCTCGCCGATGGTCTTGCGAGTGGTGCTCTAATCGCTCAGTACGAGCAGCTGTACCGAAAGAATCCCGAGCTTACTTCTCTGGAATCCAAGAAGCctgaaaatcaaaataaaaatcgttatcGAGATATCTCGCCGT ATGATGTTACTCGAGTAATACTTATGGGTTCCTCGAACGGTGATTACATTAACGCTAACTACGTGAACATGGAGATCCCTGGATCGGGAATTATCAATAGATACATTGCTACACAAGGACCATTATCAACTACCGTCGCTGATTTTTGGCAGATGGTTTTAGAGGCAGGCAGCACTCTTGTTGTCATGCTAACAACCCTTGTTGAGCGCGGTAGAGCAAAATGCCATCAGTATTGGCCCGCTCTTAACGAGACTCTCACGTTACGAAATCTCACGCTCACTTCTACGGTTGAAAACGTCGAAGAAACTTTCATATTTAGGGAATTTATACTCCGTGATATAAAC ACTGGAGAAGAAAGAGATATTACACATATGCAATACTGTAGTTGGCCCGATCATGGAGTACCCAGTGATTGGAGACAGTTCACAACTTTTACCGAGAGAGTGAGGGCAGCTCGAACAGGAATAGTAGAACCTGCTGTAGTTCATTGTTCTGCCGGGATTGGTAGAACAGGTGTTTTAGTATTAATGGAAACGGCACTGTGTCTTATTGAAGCGAATCAACCGGTGTATCCGTTAGACATTGTGCGTTCTATGAGAGATCAAAGGGCGATGATGATACAAAATGCT AGTCAGTATAGATTCGTGTGCGAAGCAGTGCATAAGGCTTACAGCGAAGGAATAGCTAAACCACTTCCCGAGTTCAGCAGGTGA
- the Ptpmeg gene encoding protein tyrosine phosphatase Meg isoform X1 produces the protein MNLFSMTSTECGQHSREVVSGRWLTRLHIFEMIESVSRRALSGSSGSYHVRGAELARNRRLKSLSATVVFLDDTQHTFQLDKRAKGQALLDLVFQHLELVEKDYFGLQYAENGATACTYSPDVMRWLDPTKPVKKQIRSKGGQFYFRVKFYVSDPSKLQEEYTRYQFYLQIRRDILQGKLQLPPSTACLIASYTVQSELGDYHPEEHGAGYLSRLQLIPGQTEEMEKKIAELHKLHKGQLPADAEFNFLDHAKRLDMYGVELHKARDSTNKEIQLGVTSIGLVVFQNGIKINVFSWSKIVKISFKRKQFFIQLRREQSENYDTLLGFNMQTYRSSKNLWKACVEHHTFFRLHSPKMRPRRFPLTLSSRFTYSGRTEFQTVEDGKHRARVERTFIRSPSKRLVHGVTSAPLIDDKGKLSVLPGRPPRPYDNKVQSLGAREPRQAWGEGNPSDDEGGFLSLRDEISGSHTQGNAFSPVLGSRVLSYADDDTTAERNIYDLPDYSEPTSSPAPQIVEDGLVSITLTPDEQGRFGFNVKGGLDLDMPILVSRVAPNTPADRCYPKLNEGDQVVYINGIDVSGLLHEHVVHLIRKSRDSGSGELTLTVRPNALYNALAGTDETSEEEPPYRYVPDAPHAAIGSDALAQSMLLLADGLASGALIAQYEQLYRKNPELTSLESKKPENQNKNRYRDISPYDVTRVILMGSSNGDYINANYVNMEIPGSGIINRYIATQGPLSTTVADFWQMVLEAGSTLVVMLTTLVERGRAKCHQYWPALNETLTLRNLTLTSTVENVEETFIFREFILRDINTGEERDITHMQYCSWPDHGVPSDWRQFTTFTERVRAARTGIVEPAVVHCSAGIGRTGVLVLMETALCLIEANQPVYPLDIVRSMRDQRAMMIQNASQYRFVCEAVHKAYSEGIAKPLPEFSR, from the exons ATGAATTTGTTTTCAATGACATCGACTGAAT GTGGTCAGCATAGCAGAGAGGTGGTGTCGGGAAGGTGGTTGACACGCCTTCATATCTTTGAGATGATCGAAAGCGTGTCACGCAGAGCGTTGAGTGGCTCCAGTGGGAGCTACCACGTTCGTGGTGCTGAATTAGCAAGGAATCGTAGATTGAAATCTCTGTCTGCCACTGTTGTTTTTCTCGATGATACACAACACACGTTTCAGCTAGAT AAGAGGGCAAAAGGTCAAGCATTATTGGATTTGGTATTTCAACATTTAGAACTTGTTGAGAAAGACTATTTTGGTTTACAATATGCAGAAAATGGAGCGACAGCTTGTACATATTCTCCAGATGTAATG AGGTGGTTAGATCCTACCAAACCAGTTAAAAAGCAGATAAGAAGTAAGG GTGGGCAGTTTTATTTCAGGGTAAAATTTTATGTATCAGATCCTAGCAAATTGCAAGAGGAGTATACCAGGTATCAATTTTACTTGCAAATACGAAGAGACATTCTTCAAGGAAAACTTCAGTTACCACCAAGTACAGCATGTCTTATTGCCAGCTACACCGTTCAAT CTGAGTTAGGTGACTATCATCCTGAAGAACATGGTGCAGGATATCTGTCTAGGCTGCAGCTTATACCAGGTCAGACCGAGGAAATGGAGAAAAAGATAGCTGAATTACATAAACTTCATAA GGGTCAGTTACCGGCCGATGCAGAATTCAATTTTCTAGATCATGCAAAGAGGTTAGATATGTATGGAGTAGAATTACACAAAGCAAGA GATtcaacaaataaagaaatacaaTTGGGCGTAACGTCTATAGGTTTAGTCGTATTTCAGAATGGAATCAAAATCAATGTGTTCTCATGGTCGAAAAtagttaaaatatcatttaagcgaaaacaatttttcattCAACTTAGGAGAGAACAG TCAGAAAACTACGATACATTACTGGGATTCAACATGCAGACATATCGTAGTTCTAAAAATTTATGGAAAGCATGCGTGGAGCATCACACGTTCTTCAGGCTGCATAGTCCCAAAATGAGGCCGAGACGCTTTCCTCTTACCTTAAGCAGTAGGTTCACTTATTCAGGACGTACAGAATTCCAGACAGTCGAAGACGGAAAACACAGAGCGAGAGTAGAAAGAACATTTATACG ATCTCCTAGTAAAAGATTGGTACACGGAGTCACATCGGCTCCGCTTATAGACGACAAAGGAAAATTATCTGTACTTCCTGGAAGACCTCCAAGACCATACGATAACAAAGTTCAATCTCTTGGTGCTCGCGAACCTCGCCAAGCATGGGGCGAGGGCAATCCTAGCGATGA CGAGGGTGGTTTCTTATCCCTTCGAGATGAAATATCAGGTTCACATACACAAGGCAACGCATTTTCTCCCGTATTAGGGTCTAGAGTCTTAAGTTATGCAGACGATGATACAACTGCTGAAAGAAATATTTATGATTTACCAGATTATAGTGAACCTACCAGTTCACCTGCCCCTCAG ATTGTAGAAGATGGATTGGTGTCGATAACTCTAACACCAGATGAACAGGGTCGGTTTGGATTCAATGTGAAAGGTGGTTTGGACCTTGACATGCCTATTTTAGTGTCTAGGGTGGCTCCGAACACACCCGCTGATCGTTGCTATCCAAAGCTAAACGAAGGAGATCAG GTAGTCTACATCAATGGAATTGACGTGAGTGGATTATTGCACGAGCATGTAGTACATCTGATTCGTAAATCCCGCGATTCTGGTTCCGGTGAGCTGACATTAACTGTTAGGCCAAATGCTCTGTACAATGCACTAGCTGGTACCGATGAAACGTCTGAAGAGGAACCACCGTATAG ATATGTACCGGATGCGCCTCATGCGGCGATTGGATCAGATGCATTAGCACAGTCGATGTTGCTTCTCGCCGATGGTCTTGCGAGTGGTGCTCTAATCGCTCAGTACGAGCAGCTGTACCGAAAGAATCCCGAGCTTACTTCTCTGGAATCCAAGAAGCctgaaaatcaaaataaaaatcgttatcGAGATATCTCGCCGT ATGATGTTACTCGAGTAATACTTATGGGTTCCTCGAACGGTGATTACATTAACGCTAACTACGTGAACATGGAGATCCCTGGATCGGGAATTATCAATAGATACATTGCTACACAAGGACCATTATCAACTACCGTCGCTGATTTTTGGCAGATGGTTTTAGAGGCAGGCAGCACTCTTGTTGTCATGCTAACAACCCTTGTTGAGCGCGGTAGAGCAAAATGCCATCAGTATTGGCCCGCTCTTAACGAGACTCTCACGTTACGAAATCTCACGCTCACTTCTACGGTTGAAAACGTCGAAGAAACTTTCATATTTAGGGAATTTATACTCCGTGATATAAAC ACTGGAGAAGAAAGAGATATTACACATATGCAATACTGTAGTTGGCCCGATCATGGAGTACCCAGTGATTGGAGACAGTTCACAACTTTTACCGAGAGAGTGAGGGCAGCTCGAACAGGAATAGTAGAACCTGCTGTAGTTCATTGTTCTGCCGGGATTGGTAGAACAGGTGTTTTAGTATTAATGGAAACGGCACTGTGTCTTATTGAAGCGAATCAACCGGTGTATCCGTTAGACATTGTGCGTTCTATGAGAGATCAAAGGGCGATGATGATACAAAATGCT AGTCAGTATAGATTCGTGTGCGAAGCAGTGCATAAGGCTTACAGCGAAGGAATAGCTAAACCACTTCCCGAGTTCAGCAGGTGA